One Setaria viridis chromosome 3, Setaria_viridis_v4.0, whole genome shotgun sequence DNA window includes the following coding sequences:
- the LOC117847134 gene encoding glutathione transferase GST 23: MEKTPKNVSQAAAAPLKLLGSWASSYTHRVQLALRLKGLEFEYAEEDLGNKSVELLRLNPVYKKVPVLVHGGRALPESVIILQYLDDAWPETRPLLPADAFDRALARFWCHFADDKLGPAVGAVFASTGEDQEAAVRQVHENLALIEAELRDGAFKGRRFFGGDEVGLLDVVLGCGSYWLAVFEEVTGVRLVDADAFPLFHAWLRDFEALDEVRETIPAVDRLLEYARGVRHMLLGLAGAGSAAASAATPSEAPAAPAPAAAADIAVDI; the protein is encoded by the exons ATGGAGAAGACGCCGAAGAACGTgagccaggcggcggcggcgccgctgaaGCTGCTCGGGTCGTGGGCGAGCTCGTACACGCACCGCGTGCAGCTGGCGCTGCGGCTCAAGGGGCTCGAGTTCGAGTACGCGGAGGAGGACCTCGGGAACAAGAGCGTCGAGCTGCTCCGCCTCAACCCCGTGTACAAGAAGGTGCCCGTGCTCGtccacggcggccgcgcgctCCCGGAGTCCGTCATCATCCTCCAGTACCTCGACGACGCCTGGCCGGAAACCCgcccgctcctccccgccgacgcCTTCGACCGCGCGCTCGCCCGCTTCTGGTGCCACTTCGCCGACGACAAG CTCGggccggcggtgggcgcggTGTTCGCGTCGACGGGGGAGGaccaggaggcggcggtgcggcagGTGCACGAGAACCTGGCCCTGATCGAGGCGGAGCTCCGAGACGGCGCGTTCAAGGGCCGCCGCTtcttcggcggcgacgaggtgggcCTCCTCGACGTCGTCCTGGGCTGCGGCTCCTACTGGCTCGCCGTGTTCGAGGAGGTGACCGGGGTGCGCCTCGTGGACGCCGACGCGTTCCCGCTCTTCCACGCCTGGCTGCGCGACTTCGAGGCCCTGGACGAGGTCCGGGAGACCATCCCGGCCGTCGACCGCCTGCTCGAGTACGCCCGCGGCGTCCGCCACATGCtgctcggcctcgccggcgccggctccgcggCCGcatccgccgccaccccctccgaggcccccgccgcgccagcgccggcggccgcggctgaTATCGCCGTGGACATCTGA